The Enterobacter huaxiensis sequence CGATCCCCATCAGCAGCAGAATGCCCGCTACCGGAATGTTAAAGCTCGGAATCGTTGCCGCCAGCACCACCAGCGAAGAGCGCGGCACGCCCGCAATGCCTTTTGACGCCAGCATCAGCGTCAGCATCAATACCGTCACTTCTGTGAAGCTAAGGTGAATGTTATACGCCTGGGCGATAAACATGGAGGCGAAGGAGCAGTACACCATCGAGCCCACCAGGTTGAAGGAGTAGCCAATCGGCAGAACGAACGAGGCGATGCTGCGCGAGCAGCCAAAGCGCTCCAGCTGCTCAAGCGTTTTTGGATAGGCCGCTTCAGAACTGCTGGTGGTAAACGCAACCAGCACCGGATCTTTCAGCATGCTGACCAGGCGGAACACCTCTTTTTTTAGCACCATATAGCCCACCGCCAGCAGCACCAGACAGGTCAGCAGGATCGCCACGTAGTAGCCGCCAATAAAGGACGCATAGTTCAAAAGAATGCCGAGCCCTTGGGTGGCGATAACGGACGAAATGGCGGCGAAAATAGCCAGCGGCGCGACGTACATCACGTAACCCGTTACCTTCAGCATGATGTGGGAAACCACGTCCAGCGCCGCCACCAGGGGGGCGTTGAATTTCTGCCCCAGCGATGCGCCGCCGATCCCGAAGAACATCGAGAACACCACAATCTGCAGAATTTCATTGTCCGCCATCGCCCCGGCGATGCTGGTTGGAATGGTATGAGACAGGAACGCTTTGAGCGTCATTCCGCCAACGGCCAGCCCGGTATCAACGGCTTCGGTCGGTATGGTCAGGTTCAAACCGCTGCCGGGCTGTTCCAGGGTGACGATAAACAGCCCCACCAGAATTGAGAGCACGGACGAGCTGATAAACCAGACCATCGCCTTGCCGCCGACGCGACCAATCGTGGACGTCTCGCCCATTTTCATAATGCCGACCGTGAGAGTGCTGAACACCAGTGGCGCAATCACCATCTTAATCAGCCTCAGGAAAATGTCGGTCAGAAGGGTAATGTTATCTGCCCAGCTTTTGATGGCCTCCGCCGAGGCATACTCGTGTATGGCCGCCCCTGAAAGAATACCCGCCAGCATGAATATCACGATGAAGAGTGTGAGTTTGTTTGCACTTGCCACGAAAAAAGACCCTCTATGCGCTTACGTTTATTCCGCGCTGATACATATAAATTTTTAATTGCAACGCGGAAATTCATTCGGCACATAAATTGAAGTAAAGCGCGTTGGGATACAACTCCTTTTTAATTTTTATTAGTTTTGTTGTAGTTGCCGCAACGATATATTGTGATGCTTATCACACTTTAGTGGATATATCCTCAATGCAAAGAATTTATAACCTCCCTTTTTACGAATAATCTATTGTTTTTTAAATAAATATTATGTCAATAACGCAAAAGGTTTAGGGGCGAAGCGGAAAGTGGTTGAAGCGGTAACCATAAACTAAATTCTGAGTAACCCCCCTCTGAGGAATGTTTAGCGGGGCTAACATATTGAGCTGTATAAATAAAATATGGCAATTGACCGGAAACATCTTCTGGAGGGTGGTAAATGAAAACAAAACGCCTTTTGATATGTGCAGGTGCTCTGCTGACGGCTTCGACAGTCCATCAGGCGCTGGCGGTAACCAGCAGCGGCACGATTGGTGCGACGCTGACGTTGACCAACGGCTGTCTGATCAACGGATCGCCTACCCAAAACGGTATCAACTTCGGGACGCTGGATTTCGGGACCCATCCTGCAACGTTTTCCACGCTGACCACCCAGCTGACCGGGGCCAGCGGAGGGAACACTTTCACCATTCAATGTACAACCGCCAGCTATACGGTAGCGATCACCGGGAACACCAACGCCACGGCCCCCGGCACCGTCGTCGGTACGCCAGGCACGCCCGCGCGCTATTTGATCAATACCGCGAATGCGGCCCAGGGCGTGGCCTATAGCCTCTATAGCGACAGCGGATTTAACAACATCATCGCCAACAACGCGGCGCTGCCCATCGCCTCAACGGCGGGAGGGGTGAATAGCTACACCCTGTACGGGCGTATAACCGGAGGGGGTAACAGCGTCACGGTTGTACCGGGAACCTACACCGACACCATCAACGTCAGCGTAACCTACTAGCTCCAGCCATGAAGGCATTTTTACGTCTGCGCAAAAGCGCAGAGGGATCCCTGCACCCTTTTTTTGCGCTGGCGGTGGGGCTGATGTTAGCCCCCATCGCCGGGGCGGTGACGTCACAGTCCTTCAGGGTCAGCGCTACCGTGGTGCCGGGCTGCTCAATAACCACCGGCACCGGCGGGGTTTACGGCACCCTGGATTTTGGCACCCATACCGGGGTAGAAAGCGCTCCGGTTAGCACCAGTTTTGTCCCCAACGGCGCGCTGTCCATCGCCTGTACGCCGGGGGTGGCGCTGAGCATGAGCATAAACGGGGGGCAGAACTACGCCTCCGTTCGGCGAATGACGCGCTCAGGCGCAGCCGACGCGGTGGGCTACCGCCTCTACAGCAGCAGTTCGCTGGCGGCGAACAGCGAGATTGGGGTTAACCAGGCCATTCCGGTGACCTATACCAACAGCAACAACATTGCGCTGCCACTGTTTGGCGTGGCGCTTCTGACCGGATTCAGCCCGGCAGGTTCGTATTCAGATCAGCTCACCGTGACCTTGTCATGGTGATAAAGGGAGAGCATCGATGAAGCCATTATTCAGGCGGTTTTGCCTGGTCAGTCTGTTGGGCGTAACGGCCGTTGCCGCGAGCGAGGCGCGTGCGGCGGCGACCATTTTGCTATGGCCTATCGATCCGTGGCTCTCGGCCGATGCCAAAGCGACGGAGCTATGGATCCAAAATCAGGGAAACAGCGCCACGACAATGCAGGTGCGCATTGTACGCTGGAAGCAGGAGGGGGGATATGAACGCTATACCGCACAGCAGGATGTGGTCGCCAGCCCGCCGATTGTCACCATCGGAAAGGGCAGCAAGCAGCTTATTCGCCTGATTAAGCAGGGCTCCATCCCGATGGGCGTTGAGCAAGCGTACCGCATCATCGTGGATGAGATCCCCCAGCCCGACGCTAAAGCCGACCCCACCATCGGCCTCAAGCTGCAGATGCGCTATTCCATTCCGCTCTTTGTCTACGGACAAGGCATTCCGACAATACCCGAGGGCGCGCACCATGCCTTTGTTGAGACGAGAAACCTGAGCTGGCGGGTGACGCAGGAAGGCGGTCACCCGGCGCTCGAGGTGCGTAACAAGGGGGATGTACACGTCAGGCTCAGCCAGGTGGCGCTGGAGCAGGGAGGGCAGAAACGCACGGTTGCCGACGGACTGCTGGGCTATGTCCTGCCCAACAGCACCCGCAGCTGGCCGATACCGACAGGAATTCGCCAGCCCAGCCGGATGAGTGCGCAGATTAATGCCAGGGATACGCAATGGCAGTCGACCCCCGTCAACTGAAACCGGCGATGATAATCCTGCTCTGCGTCAGTACCAGCACCTGGGCCGAGCCCGGCGATGACAGCCTGCCGCCGCCCCCGGAGGCCCGGTCGGTGAACGATGAGGCGATTTTCCAGCTCGCCCTCGTGCTGAACCACTATGATACTGGTCTCGTGGTGCCGGTGACGCAACGCAGCGGCGCTTACTTTATCTCCAGCGCCGATCTTCTTCGCGCCGGGCTGCCGCCTGAGCGCGTGCCGAACGGAGAGGTCAATCTGTCCACGCTTGCGCAGGTGCGCGTGGAGTATGACAGCGCCGCACAGCGCCTGCTGATGACCGTGCCCCGCGACTGGGTTTCATCCCGCGTCACCTCCTTCAGCGGACAGACGGCGCAGAGCAAACCCCACTATGGCCGCGGGGCGCTGCTCAATTACGATTTTTATACCAACCGTACCGAGCACGCTGGCGGGCAGGCGTCGCTCTGGCATGAGTTCCGCTATTTCAACGACAACGGCTCGTTTTCCTCTACCGGCTATGCCCGAGAAAACTTCAGCGGCAGCAGCGGGCAGCAGGAAGGCTATGTGCGCTATGACACTACCCTGCTGATGACGAATGAAGATGACGCCACCACCTGGACCGCCGGTGACGTTATCAGCGATGCCCTGAGCTGGAGCAGCAGCGTGCGTATGGGCGGGATTAGCTACGGCCGTGATTTTTCCCTGCGCCCGGATCTGGTGACCTGGCCGCTGCCGGCGTTCTCGGGTGAAGCGGCGGTGCCGACGTCTGTCGATCTCTTTATCAACGGCTACCGTTCGGGTTCCACACAGCTTCAGCCCGGCCCCTTCACGCTTACCAATCTGCCCTACATCAACGGCGCCGGGGACGCGGTGCTGGTCACCACCGATGCCCTGGGACGCCAGGTGAGCACGACGCTGCCGTTCTATGTCACCAGCGATTTGCTCAAGCAAGGATTGAGCGACGGCGCCGTCACCCTGGGGAGCCTGCGGCGCAACTATGGTATTAAGAATTTCGACTATGGCCCGGCGGCAGGCAGCGGATCGTATCGGTATGGCCTGACGGACTGGCTAACGCTTGAAGGCCACGCTGAGGGTGCGGAAGAGCTGGCCCTCGGCGGCGCGGGAACGGTGGTGAAGCTTGGCCGCTTTGGCGTCGTGAACTCCTCTTACAGCCACAGCCGAATGCGCGGCGACGACGGCGGGCAAATCAACTGGGGATACCAGTACAGCACCAGTGAATTCAGCCTCGCGACCCAGCATACCCGGCGCAACCGCGACTTTGGCAACCTGGCGCTGTACGACCAGCCGACGGTGTACGATGAAAACGACAGGCCTATTGCCAGCTTTAGCCGCAATACCGATCAGTACTCTCTGACCTTCAACCTCGGACAGTACGGCAGCATCGGCGCGGCCTGGATTGGCGTCGAAAGCTTCGACAGCCAGAAAACGGAGCTGCTTAACCTCTCCTGGAGCCGCAACCTGTGGGGCTCCAGCAGCATTTACCTGGCGGCCAGCCGTGACCAGCAGCGGGGCGACTGGACGGTCGCGATGTCGCTGCAGGTGCCGCTGGGGGAACGTGACAGTGCCGCCGTCACCTTTGAAAACACCCCGGATGCAGGCAGCACGCAGCGCATCAACTATAACCACTCGATGCCGTCCGACGGTGGCCTGAGCTGGAACATGGCGTGGGCGAACCAGTCGCAGCGCAAAAACTACCAGCAGGGCACGCTGGGCTGGCGCAACAGCAATATTGAACTGCAGGGCGGCGGGTACGGCGAGCAGGACATGATGACGTGGTGGGGCGAGGCGATGGGCTCAATTGTGCTGATGGACGGCGAACTGTTCGCGGCGAATAAAATCAACGACGCGTTTGTGGTGATCAGCACCGACGGTCACCCGGACGTGCCCGTCAGCTACGAAAACCAGCCCGTCGGTAAAACCAATCGTAACGGCTATCTGCTGGTGAGCGGCGTGTCGGCCTATTATCCGGCAAGCTACAGCATTAATACCCTGAATCTGCCTGCCGATACCCGGCTGAAGGAGACGGAGCGGCGCGTGGCGATCCGCCGCAACAGCGGTTATCTGGTGGATTTTCCGATGGAGCAGGAGCGGGTGGCCAGCGTGATCCTCCATGATGCGCAGGGGCAGGCGATCCCGGTAGGAAGCCAGGTGAGGCGCGCCTCGCAGAGCACCGCCGTGGTGGGCTATGACGGTATTGCCTGGCTGGAAAATCTCAGCGATGTGAATCTACTGGACGTGACGACGCCCGCGGGAAAACGCTGCACGGCGTCGCTGACCATTGGCGCAAACCCGGAGCATAAGCTGCAAACCTACGGCCCGCTGACCTGCCGGGGGGGACGGTGAAACGTCTGCTGCTGATGCTCCTGCTGCTGTTCTCCGGCGGCAGCTGGGCGGCCTGTAACGTGAGTACGGTGAATGCCTCGTTTGGCAGCGTCACCTCGTTCGCGCTCAGCGGCACCGGGGAGGTGGCAACCACCGGCACGCTGGTTGTGGCCTGCGATGCGATTTTGAACCTGCTCACCAGCGATTCGGTGACGCTTAACTTCATCTCGGCGTCGGTTTCAGCCAACGGTCGGGCGACCATGAAGCGTACCGACAACGCAACCATCACCGACGTAGTCCCGATCCGCCTGTGCGGGCAGTCTGGCTGCGCGAGCAGTAGCGAAGTGCAGACCACGAAAAGCTATACCTGGGGCGGCAGCACGCTGTTAAATCTGATTGGCGGCAAACAATATAATATTCCACTCTATTTCCGCACCGTTGCAGGCCAGAATGTCACGGCGGGGCCGTATCAGGTGACGCTCAACTTTAGCATCACCTACAGCGTCTGCTCCACAGGGGTGCTCAACCTCTGCCTGTCAGGGCAACAAACCGGAACCACCAACACCAGCATTACGGTGGACATGAACGTCACCAACGACTGCAGCGCGATGACCACGCCTGACGTGAACTTCAACAGCGCGCCGCTGGTGCAAAATTTCCCCACCGTGTCACAGGCTATCGCCGTCACCTGCACCAAGGGCAGCACCTACACCATCGGTATTAACAATGGTGCCAACGCGCTAAACAACGTACGTCGTATGGTTAGCGGCACCAACTATATGAGTTACGACATCTATAAAGAAGCAAGCGGTAACCGCTGGGGCGGCAGCGGTACCGAACGCTGGGCCAGTTCGGCCTCGTCGCAGCTGAGCGCCGACGGTTTACTGCGTACCTATAACTACACCGCCAAAGTCCTCACCAGCCAGGCAACGCCCCCCGCCGGAACCTATACCGACACGCTGATCGTCGACGTCACGTTCTGACCCACGCTTTTCCCTTTCGCAAATGTAAAGTTCCTGTGGCCTGTGCCGATAACACCGTTAATAAATCTATGAGAAGGTGTTGTATGTTGAACCGTATCCGCGTTGTCACAATGCTCATGATGGTGCTGGTCATTTTCGCACTTCTTCAGCTTATTTCCGGTGGCCTCTTTTTCTCGTCGTTAAAACAAAACCAGGACAGCTTCGCGGCCTCGAACGACCTGCGCGTGCAGCAGAGTGAACTCACCACAACGTGGGATCTGATGCTGCAAACGCGCATCAACCTGAGCCGCTCCTCCGCCCGCATGATGATGGATCCGAACAATCAGCAGAGCAGTGCGAAAACGGATCTGCTGAAAAACGCGCGCGCGACGCTTGCGGACGCGGCAAAACATTACGACGCCTTCAAAAAGATTGCCCCGCAGCCTGCAATGGAGCAGGCGAGCGCCAGCATCGATGAAAAATTCAACGCCTACTTTGCAGGCCTGACGGAGCTTATTCAGTTCCTTGAAGGCGGCAACATGGATGCCTATTTCGCACAGCCGACGCAGGGTATGCAAAACGCGCTCGGCGCGGCGCTGGGCGAGTACGCCAGGGCCAGCAGCGATTTGTACCATTCGGCCTTTACGGAAAGCCAGAACGACTACCGCTTTGCCAAATGGCAGATGGCGATCCTCGCGCTGGCGCTGGTCATCGTGCTGATGGCCGTGTGGTACGGCATTCGCCATATCCTTCTTAACCCGCTTGGGCGCGTTATTGCGCACATCCGCGATATCGCCAGCGGCGACCTCACCAAAACGCTGACGGTTTCCGGGCGTAATGAGATCACCGAGCTGGCAAACAGCGTGGACCATATGCAGCGCTCGCTGATGGATACCGTCACCAACGTGCGCAACGGCTCGGATGCGATTTACACCGGCACCAGCGAAATCGCGATGGGTAACAACGATCTCTCGTCCCGCACCGAACAGCAGGCTTCTGCGCTGGAGGAGACTGCCGCCAGCATGGAACAGCTGACCGCCACCGTGAAGCAAAACGCCGATAACGCCCGTCAGGCGTCGAAGCTGGCTGAAAGCGCCTCTGAGACGGCGCAGCGCGGGGGACGCGTGGTGGACGGGGTGGTCAAAACCATGCACGACATTGCCGACAGCTCGAAGAAAATTGCCGACATTATCAGCGTCATCGACGGCATCGCCTTCCAGACCAATATCCTGGCGCTCAACGCCGCCGTTGAAGCGGCGCGTGCCGGTGAACAGGGGCGTGGGTTTGCCGTGGTGGCCGGTGAAGTGCGTAACCTGGCGAGCCGCAGCGCCAATGCGGCGAAAGAGATCAAAGCCCTGATTGAAGACTCCGTTTCACGCGTGGATACCGGCTCGGTGCTGGTGGAAAGTGCGGGTGAAACCATGAATGACATCGTGAATGCCGTCACGCGCGTGACGGACATCATGGGTGAAATCGCTTCTGCATCGGATGAGCAGAGTCGTGGTATTGACCAGGTCGCCCTGGCGGTATCGGAAATGGATCGTGTGACGCAGCAAAACGCCGCGCTGGTGCAGGAGTCCGCCGCGGCGGCCGCTGCGCTGGAGGACCAGGCGAGCCGTCTGAAGATGGCCGTCTCGGCGTTTCGTCTTACTTCCAAACCTACAAATACGGTCAGCTCGCGTGCCTCGTACGCTGAGACAATCGCCGCGCCTGGGGCATCACGCACGCGCGCAGCGGTGACCGGACAAGATGAAAACTGGGAAACATTTTGACTGATATTTAAACCGCGGCTGCTTGCCGCTTATTGGGAGCGTGGATGTTAAATCGTATTCGTATCTCGACCACACTGTTTTTGATTCTGATCCTGTGTGGTGTGTTGCAGGTTGGCAGTAACGGGTTGTCTTTTTGGGCGTTTCGCGATGGCTATCAGAATTTGCAGGAAGTCGAGACGAGTAATCAACAGCGCTCCGCACTGGCACAGACGCGTGCCGTGCTGTTGCAGGCAAGCACCGCGCTGAACAAAGCAGGAACGCTGACCGCGCTGAGCTATCCGCCGGATGATATCAAAGCGTTAATGGCGGTGGCGCGCGGCAGCCTGAAGCAGGCCGACGCGCAGTTTAAAGCCTTTATCTCGCAGGACGCGGTGAGTGAGAAAGGAAAGGCGCTGAAGGTCGCCATGAAGAAAAACTTCGACGTGTGGTACAGCGATCTGGATCACCAGGCCACCTGGCTTGAGAACAACCAGCTCTCTGACTTCCTGACCGCGCCGGTACAAGACTCTCAGGCGGCGTTCGATGGCAGCTTTAACGCCTGGCAGCAGGATATTAATCAGTTCGTTGAACGTGCAGGGGCGGACAGCCGAACCAGCTACCACATGTCCGGGGTGATTTTTGCCACGATGGTGATCCTGGCGGCGCTGCTCACGGGCGGGGCACTGTTCTGGTCGCGCAGGATGATTGTGCAGCCGCTGGCCATCATCAGCAGCCACTTCGACAGCATTGCGAAGGGCAACCTGGCGCGTCCGGTGGCGGTGTACGGCAAGAACGAAATTTCGGCGATTTTTGCCAGCCTGAAGGCAATGCAGGGATCGCTGCGGGAAACGGTGACCGACGTGCGCCAGGGCAGCTACGCCATGCACACCGGGATTTCGGAGATTGCGGCGGGCAATAACGATCTCTCATCGCGAACCGAGCAGCAGGCGGCCTCGCTGGCGCAGACGGCGGCCAGCATGGAGCAGCTGACGGCGACGGTGAGCCAGAACGCCGACAACGCGCGCCAGGCGTCGGACCTGTCAAAGCAGGCCGCCCTGACGGCGAAGAAAGGGGGCGATCAGGCTTCCCACGTTGCCAGCACCATGCAGGACATTGCCGCCAGCTCACAGAAAATTGGCGACATTATTAGCGTGATTGACGGCATAGCGTTCCAGACCAACATTCTGGCACTCAACGCCGCCGTCGAAGCGGCGCGAGCAGGCGAGCAGGGGCGTGGTTTTGCGGTTGTGGCGGGGGAGGTGCGTAACCTGGCGAGCCGCAGCGCTAACGCAGCGAAAGAGATTAAAGGGCTGATTGAAGAGTCGGTTTCCCGCGTCCAGCAGGGATCTGCCCTGGTGGATACGGCGGCAAAAACCATGACCGAGATCGTGACGTCAGTGACGCGCGTTAACGACATCATGGGCGAAATCGCCTCGGCGTCCGATGAACAGCGCCGTGGGATCGAGCAGGTGGCTCAGGCGGTCAGCCAGATGGATCAGGTGACGCAGCAGAATGCCTCGCTCGTGGAAGAAGCGGCGGCGGCAACCGATCAGCTGGCAAACCAGGCTGACCATCTCACCGGGCTGGTGGCGGTGTTTAATGTCAAAGAGCACGTTGAAGCAGTAACAGAAGTCGGGCGGTCGCAGGCCGTGCCAGTTGTATCCTGAATGTGATTAAGAAGGCGCTATGACATCACCCACGCCCACAGGGCAAACGTCATTATTGTTA is a genomic window containing:
- a CDS encoding Csu type fimbrial protein, which produces MKTKRLLICAGALLTASTVHQALAVTSSGTIGATLTLTNGCLINGSPTQNGINFGTLDFGTHPATFSTLTTQLTGASGGNTFTIQCTTASYTVAITGNTNATAPGTVVGTPGTPARYLINTANAAQGVAYSLYSDSGFNNIIANNAALPIASTAGGVNSYTLYGRITGGGNSVTVVPGTYTDTINVSVTY
- the tap gene encoding methyl-accepting chemotaxis protein IV encodes the protein MLNRIRISTTLFLILILCGVLQVGSNGLSFWAFRDGYQNLQEVETSNQQRSALAQTRAVLLQASTALNKAGTLTALSYPPDDIKALMAVARGSLKQADAQFKAFISQDAVSEKGKALKVAMKKNFDVWYSDLDHQATWLENNQLSDFLTAPVQDSQAAFDGSFNAWQQDINQFVERAGADSRTSYHMSGVIFATMVILAALLTGGALFWSRRMIVQPLAIISSHFDSIAKGNLARPVAVYGKNEISAIFASLKAMQGSLRETVTDVRQGSYAMHTGISEIAAGNNDLSSRTEQQAASLAQTAASMEQLTATVSQNADNARQASDLSKQAALTAKKGGDQASHVASTMQDIAASSQKIGDIISVIDGIAFQTNILALNAAVEAARAGEQGRGFAVVAGEVRNLASRSANAAKEIKGLIEESVSRVQQGSALVDTAAKTMTEIVTSVTRVNDIMGEIASASDEQRRGIEQVAQAVSQMDQVTQQNASLVEEAAAATDQLANQADHLTGLVAVFNVKEHVEAVTEVGRSQAVPVVS
- a CDS encoding Csu type fimbrial protein, producing the protein MKRLLLMLLLLFSGGSWAACNVSTVNASFGSVTSFALSGTGEVATTGTLVVACDAILNLLTSDSVTLNFISASVSANGRATMKRTDNATITDVVPIRLCGQSGCASSSEVQTTKSYTWGGSTLLNLIGGKQYNIPLYFRTVAGQNVTAGPYQVTLNFSITYSVCSTGVLNLCLSGQQTGTTNTSITVDMNVTNDCSAMTTPDVNFNSAPLVQNFPTVSQAIAVTCTKGSTYTIGINNGANALNNVRRMVSGTNYMSYDIYKEASGNRWGGSGTERWASSASSQLSADGLLRTYNYTAKVLTSQATPPAGTYTDTLIVDVTF
- a CDS encoding Csu type fimbrial protein is translated as MKAFLRLRKSAEGSLHPFFALAVGLMLAPIAGAVTSQSFRVSATVVPGCSITTGTGGVYGTLDFGTHTGVESAPVSTSFVPNGALSIACTPGVALSMSINGGQNYASVRRMTRSGAADAVGYRLYSSSSLAANSEIGVNQAIPVTYTNSNNIALPLFGVALLTGFSPAGSYSDQLTVTLSW
- a CDS encoding fimbrial biogenesis chaperone — its product is MKPLFRRFCLVSLLGVTAVAASEARAAATILLWPIDPWLSADAKATELWIQNQGNSATTMQVRIVRWKQEGGYERYTAQQDVVASPPIVTIGKGSKQLIRLIKQGSIPMGVEQAYRIIVDEIPQPDAKADPTIGLKLQMRYSIPLFVYGQGIPTIPEGAHHAFVETRNLSWRVTQEGGHPALEVRNKGDVHVRLSQVALEQGGQKRTVADGLLGYVLPNSTRSWPIPTGIRQPSRMSAQINARDTQWQSTPVN
- the tar gene encoding methyl-accepting chemotaxis protein II; amino-acid sequence: MLNRIRVVTMLMMVLVIFALLQLISGGLFFSSLKQNQDSFAASNDLRVQQSELTTTWDLMLQTRINLSRSSARMMMDPNNQQSSAKTDLLKNARATLADAAKHYDAFKKIAPQPAMEQASASIDEKFNAYFAGLTELIQFLEGGNMDAYFAQPTQGMQNALGAALGEYARASSDLYHSAFTESQNDYRFAKWQMAILALALVIVLMAVWYGIRHILLNPLGRVIAHIRDIASGDLTKTLTVSGRNEITELANSVDHMQRSLMDTVTNVRNGSDAIYTGTSEIAMGNNDLSSRTEQQASALEETAASMEQLTATVKQNADNARQASKLAESASETAQRGGRVVDGVVKTMHDIADSSKKIADIISVIDGIAFQTNILALNAAVEAARAGEQGRGFAVVAGEVRNLASRSANAAKEIKALIEDSVSRVDTGSVLVESAGETMNDIVNAVTRVTDIMGEIASASDEQSRGIDQVALAVSEMDRVTQQNAALVQESAAAAAALEDQASRLKMAVSAFRLTSKPTNTVSSRASYAETIAAPGASRTRAAVTGQDENWETF
- a CDS encoding dicarboxylate/amino acid:cation symporter, with protein sequence MASANKLTLFIVIFMLAGILSGAAIHEYASAEAIKSWADNITLLTDIFLRLIKMVIAPLVFSTLTVGIMKMGETSTIGRVGGKAMVWFISSSVLSILVGLFIVTLEQPGSGLNLTIPTEAVDTGLAVGGMTLKAFLSHTIPTSIAGAMADNEILQIVVFSMFFGIGGASLGQKFNAPLVAALDVVSHIMLKVTGYVMYVAPLAIFAAISSVIATQGLGILLNYASFIGGYYVAILLTCLVLLAVGYMVLKKEVFRLVSMLKDPVLVAFTTSSSEAAYPKTLEQLERFGCSRSIASFVLPIGYSFNLVGSMVYCSFASMFIAQAYNIHLSFTEVTVLMLTLMLASKGIAGVPRSSLVVLAATIPSFNIPVAGILLLMGIDHFLDMGRSAINVLGNGIATAMLSQNEEAREAEAELVEREA
- a CDS encoding fimbria/pilus outer membrane usher protein, with protein sequence MAVDPRQLKPAMIILLCVSTSTWAEPGDDSLPPPPEARSVNDEAIFQLALVLNHYDTGLVVPVTQRSGAYFISSADLLRAGLPPERVPNGEVNLSTLAQVRVEYDSAAQRLLMTVPRDWVSSRVTSFSGQTAQSKPHYGRGALLNYDFYTNRTEHAGGQASLWHEFRYFNDNGSFSSTGYARENFSGSSGQQEGYVRYDTTLLMTNEDDATTWTAGDVISDALSWSSSVRMGGISYGRDFSLRPDLVTWPLPAFSGEAAVPTSVDLFINGYRSGSTQLQPGPFTLTNLPYINGAGDAVLVTTDALGRQVSTTLPFYVTSDLLKQGLSDGAVTLGSLRRNYGIKNFDYGPAAGSGSYRYGLTDWLTLEGHAEGAEELALGGAGTVVKLGRFGVVNSSYSHSRMRGDDGGQINWGYQYSTSEFSLATQHTRRNRDFGNLALYDQPTVYDENDRPIASFSRNTDQYSLTFNLGQYGSIGAAWIGVESFDSQKTELLNLSWSRNLWGSSSIYLAASRDQQRGDWTVAMSLQVPLGERDSAAVTFENTPDAGSTQRINYNHSMPSDGGLSWNMAWANQSQRKNYQQGTLGWRNSNIELQGGGYGEQDMMTWWGEAMGSIVLMDGELFAANKINDAFVVISTDGHPDVPVSYENQPVGKTNRNGYLLVSGVSAYYPASYSINTLNLPADTRLKETERRVAIRRNSGYLVDFPMEQERVASVILHDAQGQAIPVGSQVRRASQSTAVVGYDGIAWLENLSDVNLLDVTTPAGKRCTASLTIGANPEHKLQTYGPLTCRGGR